In Eriocheir sinensis breed Jianghai 21 chromosome 50, ASM2467909v1, whole genome shotgun sequence, one genomic interval encodes:
- the LOC126982002 gene encoding uncharacterized protein LOC126982002 — protein sequence MKRVAVYVTCVAVMVLSMGARGKDRCAKKKKELDRCLAQVAPFMPRVGLPYTHEELDNMCKAFKGGMRCVDGYTAACLPRGEQEELQHNLQGARSFLAFLCDDPVFQKEYLSHGTCLRDVSDGWSSCQHHYKGLVWLQHRLPNITTATRDFNICCIREELLACVYRYSVFRCRRHEALFVKKVTATLSYSDMQEEKCRNVSLSTCAAPHTAPPPAAPLTCVLATLCLCVVSYVMVPGYYATITTTDTTTDTDRGVSCSTTFTTTTTTTTTTIPATATTSATNIAS from the exons atgaaaagagttgCCGTCTATGTTACCTGCGTGGCTGTGATGGTGCTGTCGATGG gtgCTCGCGGGAAGGACAGGTGtgctaagaagaagaaagagctgGACAGGTGTCTCGCTCAGGTCGCCCCATTCATGCCCCGAGTTGGCTTACCCTACACCCACGAGGAGCTGGATAAcatgtgcaa GGCGTTCAAGGGTGGGATGCGCTGCGTGGATGGGTACACAGCCGCCTGCCTGCCACGGGGCGAACAAGAGGAGCTACAACACAACCTCCAAGGCGCACGATCATTCCTGGCGTTCCTTTGCGACGACCCCGTGTTCCAGAaag aATACCTGTCCCACGGCACCTGTCTGCGGGACGTGAGCGACGGGTGGAGCAGCTGTCAACATCACTACAAGGGCCTCGTGTGGCTACAACATCGCCTGCCTAACATCACAACAGCCACTAGGGACTTCAATATCTGTTG cATACGAGAGGAGCTGCTGGCCTGCGTGTATCGGTATAGCGTGTTTCGTTGTAGGCGCCACGAGGCTCTGTTCGTGAAAAAGGTGACGGCCACGCTATCCTACAGTGATATGCAAGAGGAGAAGTGCCGGAATGTGAGTCTTTCAACGTGCGCCGCGCCCCACACCGCGCCGCCACCCGCCGCCCCCCTCACCTGTGTTTTGGCTaccttgtgtttgtgtgtggtgagCTATGTGATGGTACCTGGTTActatgctactattactactactgatactactactgatactgataGGGGTGTGTCTTgttctactacttttactactactactactactactactactactattcctgctactgctactacttctgctactaataTTGCTTCCTGA